The Spirosoma radiotolerans genome has a window encoding:
- a CDS encoding zinc metallopeptidase has translation MILIFGLSAFVSWRLRSKFNEYAQIGLSNGLSGAEVAQKMLNENGIYDVRVVSVEGMLTDHYNPEDKTVNLSADVYYGRSVASAAIAAHECGHAVQHKVAYAPLKLRSAMVPVLSVSSRYLQWVLLAGILLLQTTPLPLAVGVGLFALTTLFSFVTLPVEFDASRRALAWIQERGVVNQREYGFAKDALWWAAMTYVAAALGSLATLLYYASILMGGRRSN, from the coding sequence ATGATTCTTATCTTCGGCCTCAGCGCATTCGTGAGCTGGCGGTTACGAAGTAAATTTAACGAATACGCTCAAATTGGCCTGAGTAACGGCCTGAGCGGTGCCGAAGTGGCGCAAAAGATGCTGAACGAAAATGGCATTTATGATGTGCGCGTCGTATCGGTTGAGGGTATGCTCACCGACCACTACAATCCGGAAGATAAAACCGTTAACCTCAGCGCCGACGTTTATTACGGACGTAGCGTAGCTTCTGCCGCCATTGCCGCCCACGAATGTGGTCACGCCGTGCAGCACAAAGTAGCCTATGCCCCACTGAAGCTTCGTTCGGCCATGGTGCCCGTTTTGTCGGTCTCCTCACGTTATTTACAGTGGGTATTGCTGGCGGGTATCTTATTGCTGCAAACCACTCCGCTGCCACTCGCGGTTGGTGTTGGTCTGTTTGCATTAACTACCCTCTTTAGCTTTGTAACGCTACCCGTTGAGTTTGACGCCAGTCGCCGAGCACTCGCCTGGATTCAGGAGCGCGGAGTCGTTAATCAACGTGAATATGGCTTTGCGAAAGACGCCCTCTGGTGGGCAGCAATGACGTATGTTGCCGCAGCATTGGGGTCGCTGGCCACACTCTTGTATTATGCCAGCATCCTGATGGGCGGTCGTCGGAGCAACTAA
- the rfaE2 gene encoding D-glycero-beta-D-manno-heptose 1-phosphate adenylyltransferase, with protein sequence MTESKILTREQAIEQAKIWRSEGQQIVFTNGCFDIVHLGHIDYLEKARSLGNKLILGLNTDASVSCIKGPLRPVVNEYARARLMAALAFVDAVTLFGEPTPLELIEAVQPDVLVKGDDYTVATIVGADFVLARGGRVETVALVPGYSTTKLIERIKASY encoded by the coding sequence ATGACCGAATCAAAGATACTTACCCGCGAGCAGGCTATTGAACAAGCCAAAATATGGCGATCCGAAGGCCAGCAAATCGTTTTCACTAATGGCTGTTTCGACATCGTTCATTTAGGGCATATCGACTACCTCGAAAAAGCCCGTAGCCTGGGTAACAAGCTAATTTTAGGCCTCAACACCGATGCATCCGTCAGTTGCATAAAAGGACCGCTGCGCCCCGTCGTAAATGAGTATGCCCGTGCCCGGCTCATGGCTGCACTGGCTTTTGTCGACGCGGTTACCCTCTTTGGCGAACCCACTCCGCTCGAACTCATTGAGGCCGTGCAACCCGATGTACTGGTGAAAGGAGATGACTATACGGTGGCAACTATCGTTGGGGCTGATTTTGTCCTGGCACGCGGAGGCCGCGTTGAAACGGTTGCACTTGTACCCGGCTACTCGACTACCAAACTCATTGAGCGAATCAAAGCCAGTTATTGA
- a CDS encoding phage holin family protein, with protein MNLILHLLLDAAVIFGLAYLMPQIDVKNFGTAVLIALLLGLLNFFVGWVIRFPLNLVTFFLLTGIVRILVTALLLKVIDKFMDSFTIVGFWPAVLIAFAVAVAGMLIDRSSPTPEMVESGYVVSLLSSLRLA; from the coding sequence ATGAATCTCATCCTACATTTACTGCTCGATGCCGCCGTTATTTTCGGACTGGCTTACCTGATGCCCCAGATTGACGTAAAGAACTTCGGAACAGCCGTGCTGATTGCTCTTCTGCTTGGACTCCTCAACTTCTTTGTCGGTTGGGTTATTCGATTTCCGCTTAATTTAGTCACCTTCTTTCTGTTGACGGGTATTGTCCGGATTCTCGTGACGGCGTTGCTGCTTAAAGTAATCGACAAGTTCATGGATAGCTTTACCATTGTGGGCTTCTGGCCTGCGGTGCTCATTGCCTTTGCCGTAGCCGTGGCCGGGATGCTCATTGATCGCTCGTCTCCAACGCCCGAGATGGTCGAATCCGGTTATGTTGTATCGCTGCTTTCCAGCTTACGGCTGGCCTGA
- the panD gene encoding aspartate 1-decarboxylase has translation MFITLLKSKLHRVKVTQAELNYVGSITIDEDLMDAANLRENEQVHIVNNNNGERLITYVIKGERGSGIICLNGAAARKAQVGDIVIIIAYTMMTDEEARTYKPTVVFPDENNRLVNG, from the coding sequence ATGTTTATTACCCTATTAAAATCGAAACTGCATCGCGTTAAAGTCACCCAGGCCGAACTGAATTATGTGGGTAGCATCACTATCGACGAAGACCTGATGGATGCCGCCAACTTACGCGAAAATGAGCAAGTACACATTGTCAATAACAATAACGGCGAACGGCTGATCACCTACGTTATAAAAGGCGAGCGGGGCTCCGGTATCATTTGCCTCAATGGGGCGGCTGCCCGCAAAGCACAGGTAGGAGATATTGTCATTATCATTGCCTATACTATGATGACTGATGAGGAAGCCAGGACATACAAGCCAACCGTCGTTTTCCCGGATGAAAACAACCGACTGGTGAACGGCTAA
- a CDS encoding hydroxypyruvate isomerase family protein yields the protein MKPYSRRTALKTLTGTALTLPLLSDSFASSMNQSEKSAPLKGRINHSVCRWCYSKIPLDDLCKAAKEMGIKSIDLTGPDEWPTLKKYGLTSALPQGAGKGIGDGFNNPKFHDELVASYEAIFPKLKEAGLTTVICFSGNRRGMSNEEGLENCAVGLKRLMPSAEKHGITMIMELLNSKVDHKDYMCDHTAWGAELCKRVGSENFKLLYDIYHMQIMEGDIIRTIREYNKYIGHYHTGGNPGRNEIDEAQELYYPAIMKAIVDTGFKGYVAQEFIPKRDPLTSLKEAVLICDV from the coding sequence ATGAAACCTTATTCCCGCCGAACGGCTCTGAAAACTCTGACCGGTACTGCACTGACGCTACCGTTGCTGTCTGACTCTTTTGCCAGTTCTATGAATCAATCTGAAAAATCGGCTCCGCTAAAGGGCCGTATCAATCACTCCGTTTGCCGGTGGTGTTATAGCAAGATACCACTTGATGATCTGTGCAAAGCCGCTAAAGAGATGGGTATCAAGTCAATTGATTTGACAGGTCCCGACGAGTGGCCTACCCTGAAAAAATATGGCCTGACCTCGGCGCTCCCCCAAGGCGCAGGCAAAGGCATTGGCGATGGATTTAATAATCCAAAATTCCATGACGAACTGGTTGCTAGTTATGAAGCTATTTTCCCAAAGTTGAAAGAGGCTGGTTTAACGACGGTTATCTGCTTCTCAGGAAATCGGCGGGGGATGAGCAATGAAGAAGGCCTGGAAAACTGCGCTGTTGGCCTGAAGCGGCTCATGCCAAGTGCCGAAAAACATGGCATTACGATGATCATGGAACTGCTCAACAGCAAAGTGGATCACAAAGATTATATGTGTGACCACACCGCCTGGGGAGCCGAGCTTTGCAAGCGTGTTGGTTCCGAGAATTTTAAGCTGTTGTATGATATCTACCACATGCAGATCATGGAGGGCGACATCATCCGTACAATTCGGGAATACAACAAGTACATTGGGCACTATCACACGGGTGGTAATCCCGGCCGGAATGAGATTGACGAAGCGCAGGAGCTTTATTATCCGGCTATTATGAAGGCCATAGTCGACACTGGGTTTAAAGGCTATGTAGCACAGGAGTTTATTCCTAAACGCGACCCGCTCACCAGTCTGAAAGAAGCCGTATTGATTTGTGATGTATAA
- the gldA gene encoding gliding motility-associated ABC transporter ATP-binding subunit GldA: MSIRVQNLTKEYNRQRAVDQISLTVQPGEIVGFLGPNGAGKSTTMKIATGYLSPTDGTVEVNGFDVRTHPMDVRRSVGYLPEHNPLYLDLYVREYLQFAGSLHGMRGSDLSRRIVEIIERVGLEREQHKRIGQLSKGYRQRVGLAQALLHNPPVLILDEPTTGLDPNQLAEIRQVIRNAGRDKTVLFSTHIMQEVEAICDRVIIINRGKIVVDQPLNQLRSASAGESLVVVAEFESDLVNPALLDSLPGVERVEPMEQGQYRITASSKTDLRGAIFRLAADQNLTLVGLRQQENSLEGIFKELTK, from the coding sequence ATGTCTATCCGAGTCCAGAATCTCACGAAAGAGTACAACCGTCAGCGAGCTGTCGATCAAATTTCACTAACCGTACAGCCGGGCGAAATCGTCGGGTTTCTGGGACCTAACGGAGCGGGGAAGTCCACAACGATGAAGATAGCAACGGGCTACCTCTCCCCTACCGACGGAACAGTGGAAGTAAATGGGTTCGACGTTCGGACACACCCTATGGATGTACGCCGGAGCGTTGGCTACTTGCCCGAGCATAATCCGCTTTATCTGGATCTGTACGTAAGGGAGTACCTTCAGTTTGCCGGATCACTGCATGGTATGCGTGGCTCCGACCTAAGCCGACGTATTGTTGAAATAATCGAACGGGTGGGCCTGGAAAGAGAGCAACACAAGCGCATTGGGCAACTGTCAAAAGGGTATCGGCAACGGGTTGGCCTGGCGCAGGCACTGCTGCATAATCCACCTGTGCTGATCCTGGATGAGCCAACAACGGGGCTCGACCCGAATCAGTTAGCTGAAATCCGGCAAGTCATCCGCAACGCGGGTCGCGACAAAACCGTCCTGTTTTCGACCCACATCATGCAGGAAGTCGAAGCCATTTGCGATCGGGTCATTATCATCAATCGGGGGAAAATTGTAGTCGATCAGCCGTTGAACCAACTCCGGAGCGCGTCGGCGGGGGAAAGCCTTGTCGTTGTCGCCGAGTTTGAGAGTGATCTGGTCAACCCAGCCCTACTGGACTCGTTGCCGGGCGTTGAGCGGGTCGAGCCCATGGAACAAGGCCAATATCGAATTACGGCCTCATCAAAAACTGACCTGCGGGGTGCTATATTTCGGCTTGCTGCCGATCAGAACCTGACATTGGTTGGGCTTCGTCAGCAGGAAAACTCACTGGAAGGGATTTTCAAAGAATTAACAAAGTAA
- a CDS encoding 3-keto-disaccharide hydrolase, with amino-acid sequence MNNLRFPAITSSFRSSATVSLLALTITLNTGTAIASTNSHDPKPANHRTDYLLKKGKWESLFDGKTLTGWHTYLKEGQPVSDKWTVDDGAIHLTAGGAGDLVTDKEYGNFELEIEWKIAEGGNSGIIFHVHEDPKYKATYQTGPEMQVLDNERHPDAKQGRDGNRTAGSLYDLQKPVTPGAAKPAGEWNKARLVINNGKAEQYLNGKKTAEYPTSGPEWDKMVAESKFKGWEGFGKYATGHIALQDHGNKVWYRNIRIREL; translated from the coding sequence ATGAACAATCTGCGTTTTCCGGCAATTACTTCTTCGTTCCGCTCGTCGGCAACTGTTAGTTTGCTGGCGCTTACCATCACACTCAACACAGGTACTGCCATTGCCTCTACTAATTCGCACGATCCTAAGCCAGCCAACCACCGCACTGATTATCTGTTAAAGAAAGGTAAATGGGAATCTCTTTTTGATGGAAAAACCTTGACAGGTTGGCATACTTATCTTAAGGAAGGGCAACCTGTATCTGATAAATGGACGGTTGATGACGGCGCTATTCACCTTACTGCTGGTGGGGCTGGCGACCTGGTGACGGACAAAGAATATGGTAATTTCGAATTGGAGATCGAATGGAAAATTGCGGAAGGTGGAAATAGCGGGATCATTTTCCACGTTCATGAAGATCCAAAATACAAAGCTACGTATCAGACGGGCCCCGAAATGCAGGTTCTTGATAATGAACGCCATCCAGATGCTAAACAGGGACGCGATGGCAACCGTACGGCGGGTTCGCTTTATGATTTACAAAAACCTGTTACGCCCGGTGCCGCCAAACCCGCCGGTGAATGGAATAAAGCCCGGCTGGTTATTAATAACGGAAAAGCGGAACAGTATCTGAACGGTAAAAAAACGGCAGAATACCCAACCAGCGGCCCTGAGTGGGATAAAATGGTAGCAGAGAGTAAATTCAAGGGGTGGGAAGGCTTTGGTAAATATGCCACCGGCCATATTGCCCTGCAGGATCATGGGAATAAGGTTTGGTATCGCAACATTCGGATACGCGAATTGTAA
- a CDS encoding DUF4136 domain-containing protein, whose protein sequence is MKKCIGILFTLAVVVMAGCSPSRLFVEHDYSYEGHFKNYESFNFLECEFVDSTLLCSDIQDAIRHQMEARGYRVSNRNPNLLISYNIFRSDLRFRGYQQPVIKDWVVREDDDATYKRIDYNLDEGTLMISLIDAESYQVIWKGYASKMMRNQNFKNNYFKGIVRSIFDQYPLMATVK, encoded by the coding sequence ATGAAAAAGTGCATCGGAATTCTGTTTACATTGGCTGTTGTCGTTATGGCGGGCTGCTCGCCGAGTAGGTTGTTTGTAGAGCATGACTATAGCTACGAGGGCCACTTTAAAAATTACGAATCGTTTAATTTCCTGGAATGCGAATTCGTTGATTCCACCCTTCTCTGTTCCGATATTCAGGATGCAATTCGGCATCAAATGGAGGCTCGCGGGTATCGGGTGAGTAATCGCAATCCAAACCTATTGATCTCCTATAATATTTTTCGGTCTGATCTGCGCTTCCGGGGCTACCAACAGCCTGTCATTAAAGACTGGGTTGTCCGCGAAGACGACGATGCTACCTATAAACGCATTGATTATAACCTGGATGAAGGCACATTAATGATTTCGCTCATCGACGCGGAATCTTATCAAGTCATCTGGAAAGGCTATGCATCCAAAATGATGCGAAATCAGAACTTCAAGAATAACTACTTCAAAGGCATCGTTCGATCTATATTCGACCAATATCCGCTGATGGCTACAGTTAAATAG
- a CDS encoding lysylphosphatidylglycerol synthase transmembrane domain-containing protein yields MNIKNILKYLISLAFAGGLLWFTFKQSHLDAADLWQKISGADYRWVLVSALMTIVAHWSRAERWRILLEPVVAQRTNSLDTTASVLTGYLANLALPRAGEVARCGTLYRLSGVPVNVSFGTVVAERLFDLLMLILLLGATFILEFDRLSQFFMEFLGGKLPKGSSGSGILLLAGAVLIGLALLSWFLFNRYRDALGRHPLYQKVSAFAKGLLEGLLSVRKLRRPGAFVFHTLLIWTMYYLMSFCLFFAMPATAKLGPLAGLTILVVGSLGMAAPTPGGIGSFHLLVGQVALLYGLTSQDGQVLATFIHGVSTIMIIILGIIALLVVLFRGNKTTDAVDVLDDPKALKLEP; encoded by the coding sequence ATGAACATCAAAAACATACTTAAGTACCTTATTTCGCTGGCTTTTGCCGGAGGGTTGCTCTGGTTTACATTCAAGCAAAGTCACCTCGACGCAGCCGACTTGTGGCAAAAAATAAGCGGAGCCGATTATAGATGGGTTCTGGTATCGGCGTTGATGACCATTGTTGCGCACTGGAGCCGGGCCGAACGCTGGCGAATTTTGCTGGAGCCAGTGGTCGCGCAACGTACCAACTCGCTTGATACAACAGCCAGCGTCCTGACGGGCTATCTGGCTAATCTGGCCCTCCCCCGCGCGGGTGAAGTCGCCCGCTGCGGAACCTTATATCGCCTGTCGGGCGTGCCGGTAAACGTTAGTTTTGGGACGGTCGTGGCCGAACGTTTATTCGATCTGCTCATGCTTATTCTGTTGTTGGGCGCTACGTTTATACTTGAGTTTGATCGACTGAGCCAGTTTTTCATGGAGTTTCTGGGCGGCAAACTGCCCAAAGGTTCCAGTGGTTCGGGTATACTTTTACTGGCCGGAGCCGTCCTGATTGGGCTGGCGCTGTTGAGCTGGTTCTTGTTTAACCGTTACCGCGACGCGCTGGGTCGCCATCCTTTGTACCAGAAAGTGAGTGCCTTTGCCAAGGGGCTTCTCGAAGGTTTACTGAGCGTTCGGAAGCTACGGCGGCCGGGGGCATTTGTGTTCCATACGCTGCTCATCTGGACCATGTATTACCTGATGTCTTTTTGCCTGTTCTTCGCCATGCCCGCTACGGCCAAGCTTGGTCCGCTGGCAGGTCTGACCATTCTGGTAGTTGGCTCGCTGGGCATGGCTGCTCCAACGCCGGGCGGCATTGGCTCATTTCACCTACTGGTTGGCCAGGTCGCGCTGCTTTATGGCCTGACCAGTCAGGACGGACAGGTGCTAGCTACCTTCATTCACGGCGTCTCAACAATCATGATTATCATTTTGGGCATTATTGCGCTATTGGTCGTCCTGTTCCGGGGGAACAAAACAACCGATGCCGTCGATGTGCTGGACGACCCTAAAGCTTTAAAACTGGAGCCTTAA
- a CDS encoding amino acid permease → MSLLRKKTVTQILSDAAEGESSKLVKTLGVRDLTSFGIAAIIGAGIFSTIGLASYNGGPAVSLLFVFTAIACVFTALSYAQFASTVPVSGSAYTYAYVAFGEIFAWIIGWALILEYAVSNMVVAISWSEYFTSMLSGFGITFPKYFATDYGSASRAFELVQQAKQAGTALTTIPENTRVLADAYANAPVVGNMHLIANLPAGAITVLITALVYIGIKESRTASNILVVLKLAVIGLVIGVGAFYVKPANWSPFAPNGVSGVLSGVASVFFAFIGFDSISTTAEECKNPQRDLPRAMLYCLGICTVLYVLITLVLTGMVNYKELGVSDPLAYVFQKVNLDFVAGVISVSAVVAITSALLVYQLGQPRIWMTMSRDGLLWKRFSRIHPKYKTPSFATIVTGFLVAVPSLFMDLKFFVDLTSVGTFFAFILVCAGILFLDAKGLTAQSKFKVPYINGKYIIGAVLLAVLAYALTKDAPLQTLESKPLLVVFWGVWAVLAIQGFRYNFSLLPVIGVLTNLYLMTELGASNWQIFGIWLVIGLAIYFSYGFRESKLAKQENSLRG, encoded by the coding sequence ATGTCCCTTTTACGCAAAAAGACCGTAACCCAAATCCTGAGTGATGCCGCCGAAGGTGAGTCAAGTAAACTGGTAAAGACGTTGGGTGTCCGCGATTTAACGTCATTTGGCATTGCAGCTATCATAGGGGCCGGTATTTTCAGCACCATTGGGCTGGCCAGTTATAATGGGGGGCCTGCCGTATCGCTCCTGTTTGTTTTCACGGCTATTGCCTGTGTGTTTACAGCATTGAGTTACGCACAGTTTGCCAGCACGGTTCCCGTTAGTGGTAGTGCCTATACGTATGCTTATGTGGCCTTTGGGGAAATTTTTGCGTGGATCATTGGCTGGGCACTCATCCTCGAATATGCCGTCAGCAACATGGTCGTTGCTATTTCATGGTCAGAATATTTCACATCCATGCTGAGTGGATTTGGCATTACCTTCCCAAAATATTTTGCGACCGACTACGGTTCGGCATCGCGTGCGTTCGAGTTGGTGCAACAGGCGAAACAGGCCGGTACGGCGCTAACTACCATCCCGGAAAATACGCGGGTACTGGCCGATGCCTATGCGAATGCACCCGTTGTGGGCAACATGCACCTGATTGCCAACCTGCCCGCTGGTGCGATCACCGTTTTGATTACGGCCCTTGTGTATATCGGCATTAAGGAGTCGCGCACGGCAAGTAATATACTGGTAGTGCTCAAACTGGCGGTTATTGGTCTGGTCATTGGCGTAGGCGCGTTTTATGTAAAACCGGCGAACTGGTCGCCGTTTGCCCCCAACGGTGTATCAGGTGTACTGAGCGGGGTGGCGTCTGTGTTTTTTGCCTTTATTGGCTTCGACTCCATTTCGACCACGGCCGAAGAGTGTAAAAACCCCCAACGCGATCTGCCGCGTGCTATGCTCTATTGTCTAGGCATCTGCACGGTTCTTTACGTACTGATTACGCTGGTCTTGACGGGTATGGTTAACTATAAAGAGCTGGGCGTGAGTGATCCGCTGGCGTATGTGTTCCAGAAAGTGAACCTTGATTTTGTCGCAGGTGTGATATCGGTAAGCGCGGTTGTCGCCATCACGAGTGCATTACTGGTGTATCAGCTCGGGCAGCCCCGTATCTGGATGACCATGAGCCGCGATGGCTTGCTCTGGAAACGTTTTTCCCGGATTCACCCTAAATACAAAACGCCGTCCTTTGCGACCATTGTTACGGGTTTTCTGGTTGCCGTTCCTTCGTTATTTATGGACCTCAAGTTTTTCGTCGATCTCACCAGTGTCGGAACGTTCTTCGCCTTTATTCTTGTCTGCGCCGGTATTCTATTTCTGGATGCCAAAGGACTTACGGCCCAATCGAAATTTAAGGTTCCATATATTAATGGCAAGTACATCATTGGTGCTGTCTTACTGGCCGTTCTGGCTTATGCCCTAACAAAAGATGCGCCCCTGCAAACGCTGGAAAGTAAGCCCTTATTGGTCGTTTTCTGGGGTGTATGGGCGGTGTTGGCCATACAAGGCTTCCGCTACAATTTCTCACTGCTACCAGTCATTGGCGTGCTGACTAATTTATATTTAATGACGGAGCTGGGAGCAAGCAACTGGCAGATTTTTGGTATCTGGCTGGTTATTGGCCTGGCTATTTATTTTTCGTACGGGTTCAGAGAGAGTAAATTGGCGAAGCAGGAGAATTCATTGAGAGGATAG
- the moeB gene encoding molybdopterin-synthase adenylyltransferase MoeB — protein MEATTLIPAEKQRYQKHLNLPEIGTKGQLRLKNARVLVVGAGGLGCPVLLYLTAAGVGKIGVIDPDVVDLSNLQRQVLYTTDEVGKPKAKAAINHLNRLNPDLTFDTYTMALDISNARAIIDGYDIVVDCTDNFKVRYLVNDICVTLGKPFVYGAIHRFEGQVAVLNADLGDGKRGPTYRCLFPEYPNEIEIPNCNDTGVLGVLPGVIGTFQANEVIKLITGIGQSLSEQLLMVDLLTMSQQKIKIKRRADAEKLAREGLASAGTRTNPGASGPQKLSVQELANRIATGEELFLLDVRERPEYELCHLEGAVLIPVGMIPNNRKRIPTDRPVIVYCHHGIRSANVAQYLYAQDGLTNLYNLDGGINAWARDIEPEMAVY, from the coding sequence ATGGAAGCGACAACCCTAATTCCTGCCGAAAAGCAACGCTATCAGAAACACTTGAACTTACCCGAAATTGGTACGAAAGGCCAGCTTCGGCTCAAAAATGCCCGTGTGCTGGTGGTCGGCGCGGGCGGCCTCGGTTGCCCGGTACTGCTGTACCTGACAGCGGCTGGCGTAGGCAAAATTGGCGTTATTGACCCCGACGTCGTTGACCTAAGCAATTTGCAACGCCAAGTGCTTTATACAACAGACGAAGTGGGCAAACCCAAAGCCAAGGCTGCGATCAATCACCTCAACCGGTTAAACCCCGACCTGACGTTCGATACCTACACAATGGCGCTGGACATCAGTAACGCCCGTGCCATCATTGACGGCTATGACATCGTGGTAGATTGCACCGATAATTTTAAAGTACGCTATCTGGTCAATGACATCTGCGTCACGTTAGGCAAACCCTTTGTGTACGGAGCCATTCATCGCTTTGAAGGCCAGGTAGCGGTGCTGAATGCTGACCTGGGTGATGGCAAACGGGGACCAACTTACCGATGCCTGTTCCCTGAATATCCAAACGAAATTGAGATTCCGAATTGTAATGACACGGGCGTACTGGGCGTATTGCCCGGCGTTATTGGCACGTTCCAGGCCAACGAGGTCATTAAACTTATTACCGGGATTGGCCAGTCATTAAGCGAACAGCTATTAATGGTTGATTTGCTGACGATGAGCCAGCAAAAAATAAAAATCAAACGCCGGGCCGATGCGGAAAAACTAGCGCGTGAAGGACTCGCTTCGGCGGGAACCCGCACAAATCCCGGCGCATCGGGACCTCAGAAACTATCTGTTCAGGAACTAGCCAACCGAATTGCCACGGGTGAGGAGCTGTTCCTGCTGGATGTCCGTGAACGGCCCGAGTATGAGCTTTGTCACCTGGAGGGAGCAGTTCTGATTCCGGTGGGTATGATTCCCAATAACCGAAAGCGAATTCCCACCGACCGACCCGTTATTGTGTATTGTCATCACGGCATTCGTTCAGCCAACGTTGCCCAATACCTGTATGCCCAGGATGGCCTGACGAACCTGTATAATCTGGATGGTGGCATCAACGCCTGGGCCAGGGACATCGAGCCAGAAATGGCCGTCTATTAA
- a CDS encoding class I SAM-dependent methyltransferase, whose product MHRIPVLFFALLFVCCRGASQQQPTTSLPTDSTTVYRMGSASRDGIGKFYQGREIAQVMGHLGASWLERPEREQEERTDLLLKALSLKPTDVVADIGAGTGFFTFLMAPKLTQGKVLAVDIQPEMIEYLNAGKAKRKVTNVQPVLGTESDPKLSASSIDMAILIDAYHEFSYPREMMAHIASALKPGGRIVLVEYRAEDPNVPIKELHKLSVKQASTEMKAIGLKLLKNDDRLPQQHIMFFGK is encoded by the coding sequence ATGCACCGTATTCCGGTTTTATTTTTCGCGCTGCTTTTCGTCTGTTGTCGAGGGGCTTCTCAACAACAGCCTACCACCTCGTTACCCACCGATTCAACAACCGTCTATCGCATGGGAAGTGCCAGCCGCGACGGAATCGGCAAATTTTATCAGGGCCGCGAAATTGCTCAGGTCATGGGTCACCTGGGCGCATCCTGGCTCGAACGTCCGGAACGGGAACAGGAAGAGCGCACGGACTTGTTATTAAAAGCCTTATCCTTAAAGCCAACCGATGTTGTTGCCGACATTGGGGCAGGAACCGGTTTTTTTACCTTTCTAATGGCCCCTAAACTAACCCAGGGCAAGGTATTGGCCGTTGATATTCAACCCGAAATGATCGAGTACCTGAATGCGGGAAAAGCCAAACGCAAGGTTACCAATGTGCAACCGGTACTGGGTACAGAGTCGGACCCTAAACTGTCGGCCAGCAGCATTGACATGGCGATTCTGATTGACGCCTACCATGAATTTTCGTACCCGCGCGAAATGATGGCCCATATTGCATCAGCCTTAAAACCGGGCGGGCGCATTGTTCTGGTCGAATACCGGGCCGAGGACCCAAACGTCCCCATCAAAGAACTTCACAAACTGAGCGTCAAGCAGGCAAGTACAGAGATGAAAGCTATCGGATTGAAACTCTTGAAAAACGATGACCGATTACCGCAACAGCACATTATGTTTTTTGGAAAGTAA